From Astyanax mexicanus isolate ESR-SI-001 chromosome 16, AstMex3_surface, whole genome shotgun sequence, one genomic window encodes:
- the rgs2 gene encoding regulator of G-protein signaling 2 translates to MRDTLVEKDMACSACLRNSELASEQKGITRKNNWRSRLGNFLTKPERTQRKLHRPTPDDVNQWAESMEYLMNSKYGMIAFRLFMKSEYCEENIEFWLTCEEFRQIKSLAKRKARARAIYDKFIKSQSPKEINLDYLTKDAIFKSLHSSTQTIFTAAQNKVYSLMENNTYPRFLQSQLYAQLCQLAQGKCRECAYLE, encoded by the exons ATGAGAGATACTCTGGTTGAGAAAGACATGGCATGCTCAGCTTGTTTGAGGAATTCTGAACTGGCCAGCGAGCAGAAAGGAATCAC AAGAAAGAACAATTGGAGATCGAGATTGGGAAATTTTCTTACAAAACCAGAAAGGACGCAGAGAAAGCTGCACAG ACCAACCCCTGATGACGTGAACCAGTGGGCAGAGTCTATGGAGTATCTAATGAACAGCAAAT ATGGAATGATCGCTTTCAGACTGTTCATGAAGTCTGAATACTGTGAGGAGAACATCGAGTTTTGGTTGACCTGCGAAGAGTTTCGACAGATCAAGTCACTAGCAAAGCGAAAAGCCAGAGCCAGAGCCATTTATGACAAATTCATCAAGAGTCAGTCGCCGAAAGAG atAAACTTGGACTATCTCACAAAAGATGCAATCTTCAAAAGCCTCCACTCTTCAACACAGACTATCTTTACTGCAGCGCAGAATAAAGTGTACTCCCTGATGGAAAACAACACTTATCCTCGATTCCTCCAGTCGCAACTCTACGCTCAGCTGTGTCAGCTCGCACAGGGAAAGTGCAGAGAATGTGCATacctggagtaa